From Sporosarcina sp. Te-1, the proteins below share one genomic window:
- a CDS encoding MFS transporter produces MYYDWANSAYSIIITTAVFPLYYKAVATDAGVSLAHSTAYLGYTVAIATFILAMIGPILGTIADYQGLKKKFFFAFFLLGSLSTISLAFVPGDNWFALLVLYTITAVGFHGANIFYDAFLVDVTTEDKMDDVSARGFGLGYIGSTIPFIISIAVILLAQQGVLPIDTSMASRIAFIITGIWWFSFTIPMLKHVVQQYGIEREPRLLAGSFRRLGLTFKEIRKYRTVFLFLLAYFFYIDGVGTIISMSTAYGTDLGIDATSLLIILFVTQVVAAPFAILYGRLAKKFSVKRMLYVGIFVYIGVCVYAFFLETTLDFWILAMLVASSQGGIQALSRSYYAQLVPKEKANEFFGFYNIFGKFASVMGPLLLGVTAQLTGSSAYGVFSLVILFIIGGTILYLVPKPESELAA; encoded by the coding sequence ATGTACTATGATTGGGCTAACTCGGCATATTCCATCATCATTACGACTGCGGTTTTTCCTTTGTACTACAAAGCGGTGGCAACGGATGCAGGAGTGAGCCTGGCCCATTCGACGGCCTATTTGGGCTACACGGTGGCGATTGCCACGTTCATCCTGGCCATGATCGGCCCGATACTTGGAACGATTGCAGATTACCAAGGGTTAAAAAAGAAATTTTTCTTCGCTTTTTTCTTATTAGGATCGCTTTCCACCATTTCATTGGCGTTCGTTCCTGGAGATAATTGGTTCGCTTTACTCGTCTTGTATACGATAACCGCCGTGGGCTTTCATGGGGCTAATATTTTCTACGATGCGTTTCTTGTGGATGTAACGACGGAAGATAAAATGGATGATGTTTCAGCTAGAGGATTTGGGCTGGGCTATATCGGGAGTACTATTCCGTTCATCATCAGTATCGCTGTTATTCTATTGGCGCAACAAGGTGTGTTGCCGATCGACACGTCTATGGCGAGCCGGATTGCCTTTATCATCACAGGCATCTGGTGGTTCAGCTTTACGATTCCGATGCTCAAACATGTCGTGCAGCAGTACGGCATTGAACGGGAGCCGCGATTGCTCGCGGGGAGTTTTCGCCGATTGGGCCTAACGTTCAAAGAGATTCGAAAGTATCGGACGGTCTTCTTGTTTTTGCTTGCTTACTTTTTTTATATCGACGGGGTAGGCACCATCATCTCGATGTCGACTGCCTATGGGACGGACTTAGGTATTGATGCTACAAGTCTGTTAATCATATTGTTTGTTACACAAGTCGTTGCGGCCCCATTTGCTATTTTGTATGGACGGCTCGCTAAGAAATTTTCCGTGAAACGGATGCTCTATGTTGGCATCTTTGTTTACATCGGGGTCTGTGTATACGCCTTTTTCCTTGAAACGACGCTCGACTTCTGGATTCTTGCCATGTTGGTTGCTTCGTCACAAGGCGGTATTCAGGCATTGAGCCGTTCTTATTATGCGCAACTTGTGCCAAAGGAAAAAGCAAACGAATTTTTTGGGTTCTATAACATTTTCGGTAAATTTGCGTCTGTTATGGGTCCCTTATTGCTCGGCGTCACGGCCCAATTGACAGGCAGTTCGGCATACGGTGTATTTAGCTTGGTCATCTTGTTCATCATCGGGGGGACAATTCTTTATCTTGTTCCAAAACCCGAATCGGAATTGGCTGCATAA
- a CDS encoding transporter substrate-binding domain-containing protein, protein MSKMKNWVIILAAVMLVLTACGTKKEEKGSATTTEEGYELVNKGKLTYAASGLYKPFNFEENGELTGFDVEIGKAIAEKMGLEPNPVTNPFETILQGLVAKKYDAIIGSMAYTKKRAEQAAFTEPYYYSGGMIWVSADNNDVTSPDDLKGKKIGVVAQSTYEEPAKTVSDNLQYYSSDVVALKDLTVKGRLDAVITSDIVGFEAKDSGFAIKEVGNPLWVEQPSIAVRKDNDKLRDEIDKALKEIIDDGTYEEISQKWFKRNLLEIDLEDAELLE, encoded by the coding sequence ATGAGTAAAATGAAGAATTGGGTAATCATCTTAGCAGCTGTCATGCTGGTACTGACAGCCTGCGGAACAAAAAAAGAGGAAAAAGGGAGCGCTACAACAACTGAAGAAGGCTACGAGCTTGTAAATAAAGGTAAGTTGACGTATGCCGCCAGTGGACTTTATAAACCTTTTAACTTTGAAGAGAACGGAGAGTTAACAGGCTTTGATGTGGAAATTGGAAAAGCGATCGCGGAAAAAATGGGATTGGAGCCGAATCCGGTAACAAATCCGTTTGAAACGATCCTTCAAGGCTTGGTTGCCAAAAAATATGATGCCATCATCGGTTCTATGGCATACACAAAGAAACGTGCAGAGCAGGCTGCTTTTACTGAGCCATACTATTACTCTGGCGGAATGATTTGGGTATCTGCAGATAATAACGACGTTACATCGCCAGACGATCTGAAAGGAAAGAAGATCGGCGTCGTCGCCCAGTCTACGTATGAAGAACCGGCAAAAACAGTATCAGACAATCTGCAATATTACAGCAGTGACGTAGTCGCGTTGAAAGATTTGACGGTAAAGGGACGCCTTGATGCAGTTATAACTTCCGACATTGTTGGATTTGAAGCGAAGGATAGTGGTTTCGCGATCAAGGAAGTTGGTAACCCGCTATGGGTCGAACAGCCTTCCATTGCTGTTCGAAAAGATAATGACAAATTGCGTGATGAAATTGATAAAGCATTGAAGGAAATCATCGACGACGGTACGTACGAGGAGATTTCCCAAAAATGGTTTAAGCGAAATTTGTTGGAGATCGATTTGGAAGATGCAGAACTGCTGGAATAA
- a CDS encoding CBS domain-containing protein, with protein sequence MHIRDLTLERLAVATVSIEETVKNALDKINETGYRCIPVVDRQDAYKGMLYKVDLIEFLYEEKGDEQSPIDSLVQHSDIYITEDESFLNALLQIKALPFISVVKDGKLFGILTHNKVESVLEDAFGLKTGGINITLASTEAKGMINRLTKTLRDDNIEGLLTLDNGSALARRVVITLEDTRSDEEVEKLREKLEKNGFRILQVSRLNKK encoded by the coding sequence ATGCATATCCGAGACCTGACGCTGGAACGTTTAGCGGTGGCAACTGTTTCAATTGAAGAAACCGTGAAAAATGCATTAGACAAAATTAATGAGACGGGGTACCGCTGCATACCGGTTGTAGATCGACAGGATGCCTACAAAGGAATGCTATACAAGGTAGACTTGATCGAATTTCTGTACGAGGAGAAAGGGGATGAGCAATCACCGATCGATTCTCTCGTCCAGCATTCAGATATTTATATTACAGAAGATGAGTCCTTCTTGAATGCTCTTCTCCAAATCAAAGCATTGCCGTTCATCAGCGTCGTAAAAGACGGGAAGCTATTTGGCATTTTAACACACAACAAAGTTGAAAGCGTACTGGAAGACGCATTTGGACTGAAAACAGGCGGCATCAACATCACCCTCGCATCGACTGAGGCAAAAGGGATGATTAATCGTCTGACGAAAACCCTTCGTGACGATAATATCGAGGGATTACTGACACTCGATAACGGTTCCGCCCTGGCACGCCGCGTTGTCATCACATTGGAAGATACACGAAGTGATGAGGAAGTTGAGAAGCTTCGTGAAAAGCTAGAAAAGAACGGTTTCCGTATTTTACAAGTTTCCAGATTGAATAAAAAATAA
- the mgtE gene encoding magnesium transporter — translation MPVNGNRDEISRALIQLLREGNKDKFKKAIEELPPFEVAAQYRCLPKKRRPLFLEIISTENVVTLLRYLTKGEQLNVLKIIGPKRSYELLDLMKSEDLSYLLSDLPDKEIEHLIAELRQEEKRDIRKMMKYPKRSAGRIMTSRYVWVHESYSVEKTIDKLKNFKEFAHYLNYVYIITDDKKLAGVLSYRDLLLAKPDECVKDIMTTDVVSVHETTQQRDVAKMIGRYDFVSVPVVNDQNVLVGIITADDVLDIVVREANEDIEMLFASGKSIDFNTPPFIAAYRRLPWLILLLFIGLVSGSIISKFEDTLQAVVALAFFMPMIAGMTGNTGTQSLAVVVRGLASDDMNMKKSLKLVMRELIVGVLLGVVCGAVISIIAYIWQGSFTLGLVVGSSLVATLIIGTLAGTVIPLILNKFKVDPAVASGPLITTINDILSLLIYFGIATMFISKLM, via the coding sequence ATGCCAGTGAATGGGAACCGGGATGAAATTTCAAGAGCGCTCATTCAACTGCTGCGAGAAGGGAATAAAGATAAGTTCAAGAAGGCAATTGAAGAGTTGCCTCCATTTGAGGTCGCAGCCCAGTACCGTTGCCTCCCGAAAAAACGGCGGCCGCTATTTCTTGAAATCATCAGCACGGAAAACGTTGTTACGCTGCTTCGGTATTTAACGAAGGGTGAACAGTTGAATGTGCTGAAAATCATCGGCCCGAAACGTTCGTATGAATTGCTTGATTTGATGAAGAGCGAGGATTTGTCCTATCTGTTATCCGACCTGCCCGATAAGGAAATCGAGCATCTGATTGCAGAACTGCGGCAAGAGGAGAAACGCGATATACGGAAGATGATGAAGTATCCAAAACGTTCGGCGGGGCGCATCATGACGAGCCGCTATGTATGGGTACATGAATCCTATTCAGTGGAAAAGACGATCGATAAACTAAAGAACTTCAAGGAATTCGCCCACTATCTAAACTATGTCTATATCATTACAGACGATAAGAAACTGGCCGGCGTCTTGTCCTATCGGGATTTATTGCTCGCCAAACCCGATGAATGCGTCAAGGACATCATGACAACAGATGTGGTCAGTGTGCACGAGACGACCCAGCAACGGGATGTCGCGAAAATGATCGGCCGATACGATTTTGTTTCGGTTCCCGTAGTGAACGACCAAAACGTTCTTGTCGGCATCATTACAGCGGATGATGTGCTTGACATCGTGGTACGGGAAGCGAATGAGGATATTGAGATGCTGTTCGCTTCTGGTAAATCAATCGATTTTAACACACCTCCGTTCATAGCCGCTTATCGCCGTTTGCCTTGGCTTATTCTCCTATTGTTCATCGGCCTCGTCTCAGGAAGTATCATTTCCAAGTTTGAAGATACATTGCAAGCAGTCGTCGCTTTGGCCTTCTTCATGCCGATGATTGCGGGGATGACCGGAAATACGGGAACCCAGTCGCTCGCAGTCGTTGTTCGTGGTTTGGCGTCCGATGACATGAATATGAAGAAATCATTGAAACTTGTTATGCGTGAACTCATCGTAGGAGTTCTTCTTGGCGTCGTCTGCGGTGCCGTCATTTCGATCATCGCGTATATTTGGCAAGGCAGTTTCACACTTGGCCTCGTTGTTGGTTCCTCCCTCGTCGCCACACTCATCATCGGGACACTCGCCGGAACCGTCATTCCTCTTATCTTAAACAAATTCAAAGTCGATCCCGCTGTAGCTTCCGGTCCGTTGATCACGACCATCAACGATATCCTGTCATTGCTCATCTATTTTGGGATCGCCACAATGTTTATTTCAAAACTGATGTGA
- a CDS encoding LytTR family DNA-binding domain-containing protein, whose translation METLHHSALLDIVGELFADEISLVVANTKEYVYYRPSKRVDLKIKPGDPVKEGTIAFKALHEDQRVSDYIQRDVFGVPYQGMAVPFHQEGRLAGCVVAIYPAFTEGKSVVTIRTQDGWVPVPFAGVHYIEVKDRKTYVIADQLTGTHKNSLQNFEFSLPRDLFVRCHRSFIVNVHHIKEIYPDTHSTFVLGMANGAKIPVSQSYSSYFRKMLGF comes from the coding sequence ATGGAAACATTGCATCATTCTGCCCTGCTCGATATTGTGGGAGAATTATTCGCAGACGAGATTTCCCTCGTTGTGGCGAACACAAAGGAATATGTCTATTACCGGCCGAGTAAGCGAGTCGATTTGAAAATAAAACCGGGCGATCCAGTTAAAGAAGGTACGATTGCGTTTAAGGCGCTTCATGAGGACCAGCGGGTATCCGATTATATTCAACGGGATGTCTTCGGGGTTCCTTATCAAGGGATGGCAGTTCCGTTCCATCAGGAAGGACGGCTTGCAGGGTGCGTGGTTGCCATCTATCCGGCATTTACAGAAGGGAAGTCGGTCGTCACGATCCGAACGCAAGATGGATGGGTCCCTGTTCCGTTTGCTGGTGTTCATTACATCGAAGTGAAGGATCGTAAAACGTATGTGATTGCCGACCAGCTGACAGGCACCCATAAAAACTCCCTTCAAAACTTCGAGTTTAGTTTGCCGCGTGATTTGTTTGTCCGCTGCCACCGCTCGTTTATTGTGAACGTACACCACATCAAGGAGATCTATCCGGATACCCATTCTACATTTGTCCTTGGAATGGCAAATGGGGCAAAAATTCCGGTCAGTCAATCGTATTCCAGCTATTTCCGGAAAATGCTCGGTTTTTAA
- a CDS encoding succinate CoA transferase, with the protein MGQQMDRIRIDGLKELVVSPEEAASWISDGMTLGLSGFTRAGDAKAVPMALVKRAETESFKVNVYTGASLGSDIDKLFAEAGIVHKRLPFQAERAMRSSINKGDVLFCDHHLSQTAEWIRSNVIDSIDFAILEAVAITEEGMVIPSTSVGNSYSFAQHAKSIIIEINLAHTAGLEGVHDLYDPGMQGERLPIPLAKTEDRIGTIGIPVALDKIKGIVFTDQQDSPSLITQPDEETQMMAGHLLEFLRTEVKAGRMTNKLAPLQSGIGSQANAVLHGMLHSEFEELEVYSEVLQDAVFDLMDAGKVRFASCASITLSQEKMEQVFSDFEKYRDKLVMRPQEISNHPEIIRRLGLISINTALELDIYGNVNSTHVTGTKMMNGIGGSGDFARNARLAIFVTKSVAKDGDISSIVPFVSHVDHTEHDVDVIVTEHGYADIRGLAPRERVGLIIENCAHPDYREPLWAYYEEALERGGHTPHVLEKAFSWHLNLMEHGTMRPKVEEKI; encoded by the coding sequence ATGGGGCAGCAAATGGATCGGATTCGGATTGATGGATTAAAAGAACTGGTCGTATCTCCCGAAGAGGCGGCGTCATGGATTTCGGATGGGATGACGTTGGGGCTCAGTGGATTTACACGGGCAGGGGATGCCAAAGCGGTACCCATGGCACTAGTCAAACGGGCAGAAACGGAATCGTTCAAAGTGAATGTTTATACGGGAGCCTCTCTGGGTTCGGATATTGATAAGCTTTTTGCAGAGGCCGGGATTGTACATAAGCGGTTGCCGTTTCAAGCAGAGCGCGCGATGCGGTCAAGCATTAACAAGGGTGATGTTCTATTCTGTGATCATCATTTATCGCAGACAGCTGAATGGATTCGTTCCAATGTCATCGACTCGATTGACTTCGCAATATTGGAAGCGGTTGCAATTACGGAGGAGGGGATGGTGATTCCCTCGACGTCCGTTGGAAATTCATACTCGTTTGCCCAGCATGCAAAGTCGATCATTATTGAAATTAATTTGGCGCATACAGCAGGGCTGGAAGGCGTTCATGATTTGTATGACCCGGGCATGCAAGGCGAACGTCTGCCGATTCCACTGGCCAAGACAGAGGATCGGATCGGCACCATCGGGATTCCCGTCGCGCTTGATAAAATCAAAGGGATTGTCTTTACAGATCAGCAAGATTCCCCATCATTGATTACACAGCCGGACGAGGAAACGCAAATGATGGCAGGGCATCTTCTCGAATTCCTTCGCACGGAAGTAAAGGCGGGCAGAATGACGAACAAGCTGGCACCATTGCAATCCGGCATCGGTTCTCAAGCGAATGCGGTGCTTCATGGGATGCTGCACTCCGAATTCGAGGAGTTGGAAGTGTACTCCGAAGTATTGCAGGATGCGGTATTCGACTTAATGGACGCGGGAAAAGTCCGATTCGCATCATGTGCATCCATTACGTTGTCACAAGAGAAGATGGAACAGGTTTTCTCTGACTTTGAAAAATACCGGGATAAACTCGTCATGCGGCCACAGGAAATTTCCAACCATCCGGAAATCATCCGCCGCCTCGGCTTAATCTCCATCAATACGGCGCTTGAACTTGATATTTATGGGAATGTCAATTCAACACATGTGACGGGGACCAAAATGATGAATGGCATCGGCGGGTCAGGCGACTTTGCACGTAACGCCCGACTTGCGATCTTCGTGACCAAATCAGTTGCAAAAGATGGTGATATCTCAAGTATCGTTCCATTTGTTTCGCATGTCGATCATACGGAGCATGATGTCGATGTCATCGTCACAGAACACGGCTATGCCGATATACGGGGGCTTGCTCCACGTGAACGGGTCGGCTTGATCATCGAGAATTGCGCGCATCCAGATTATCGAGAGCCACTTTGGGCATATTACGAGGAAGCGCTCGAACGCGGAGGGCATACGCCCCATGTGCTAGAGAAGGCGTTCTCCTGGCATTTGAATTTGATGGAACACGGCACCATGCGTCCGAAAGTGGAAGAAAAAATATAA